CCGGCCTCCGAGGCCGCGACCCGGATCGGCATCGTGATCTTCGCCTCGGTGTTCGGCATGTCCTTTGGGGGCTGGATCTCGGGCGTGATCTTCGACGCCACCGGCTCCTATGCCGCGGCCTTCGCCAACGGCCTCGCCTGGAACCTGCTCAATGTCAGCATCATCCTGCTGCTCCTGATGCGGTCGCGGCAGCGGCTGGCGATCGCCTGATCCACTAAAGGTCGACCGAGATGCGCGCGATCGCCTTTTCCAGGCGGTTCTTGATCGAGTCCATCTTGCCGGTCAGTTGCTGCAGCTCGCGCAGGTCGAGGTCGGCATAGACGAACGCGTTCAACTCCTTGCGCTGCGCGGACAGGTTCGCCATCTGCTTCTTGGCGTGCTCGGTCAGCGACAGGTTCACGACCCGGGCATCCTCGCTCGAGTTTTTGCGGCGCAGCAGGTTCTTCTTCTCGAGCAGTTTCGACTGCGTCACCACAAACGACTGATCGACGCGCAGCGCCCGCGAAACCGCGCCGACCGGCAGGCCGACATTGCGGTCCTCGGCATTCGCCAGCACCGTCATGATCATCCATTGCGGCCCGGTGATTCCGATCATCTTGGCCCAGATGCTGCGCAACTCGTCGAGGCGGATGCTGGTCGACACGATCTCCCAAGCCAATCGTTCAGCCGCGTCCTGCACTTTGTCGGTCGATTTGCGCTCGGTCATGACGTACCTTAACAAAAATTCATCTTCACAGATATCGAGCAATTTTTGAAGCGGCCGTCCTGACGAAAATGTTCGTCGAGGCGTTGCCTGAATGACACATGGGTGCGCAAACATAGAATGACTAACTAATATAAGTTGAATATGTGACTGCCCAATTGCATTGTTCCCCGTCGTAGATGGGGGGCATCCACCATCTCACGCCTGCAGTGGCCGAGTTGACCACGAGCATCTTGAAAATGGCTGCGCCGCAGCGGTTTTCGGGAGGGGAACGTCTGTCGCTTTGCCAGCAGTGCAAGGCATCACTTGAAGGCATCAGTTGGAGGATAGCATGAAGATAGTTAAGGGCCTTTTGTTGGGCTCGGCGGCCGCTCTCGCCGCGAGCAGTGGAGCCATGGCGGCCGACCTTCCGGTCAAGGCCAAGGCAGTCGAATACGTGAAGGTCTGCTCGCTCTATGGTCCGGGCTTCTACTTTATTCCCGGTACCGACACCTGCATCAAGCTGGGCGGCTACCTGCGCGTCGACGTTCTGGCCAACACCAATTCGGATCACACCGGCAACTACGCCGGCGCCGGCGGCGCGCAGAACCGCTTCACCAACGGCTACACCTGGCGCTCGCGTGAAGACCTCAACGTCGACACCCGCACCGCGACCGAATACGGCGTGGTCCGTACCTTCTTCGATGCGACCTTCAGCTGGACCTCGGACAGCTATGGCGCGGGCGCGGCAGCAGGCTCTACGGTCTACTCGCCGATCGGAACGTCTGCCGCCCCGAACAACGCAAGTGCGGGCGGTGTCGCCGCCGGCACGGTCGGCGTCTATTACGCCTTCATCCAGTTCGCCGGCTTCACCATGGGTAAGGCGGTGTCGCAGTTCTCGGCGCCGTGGGCCAACTATCCGGGCAACAACTTCGACGGTCTCGTCGGCGGCGGCGGCACGATCACCGGCGTGAACCAGTTCACCTACACCGCGCAGTTCGGCAACGGCGTGTCGCTGTCCCTGTCGGCCCAGGATCAGTCGGCCTACTATCAGGCCGGCGTGCAGAATCTCGGTGTGCAGGGTACCGGCGCGCTCGGTCCCTACGGCGCGAGCGACTATGCCGGCACGATCGCTCCGGATCTGGTCGCTTCTCTCCGCGTCGACCAGGCCTGGGGTCTGTTCCAGGCGTCGTTCGCGGCGCATGACAACCACGCGGCCTACTATGGCGCTACCGAGTTGACCGGTCATCCGGACGACAAGTGGGGCTGGGCCGGCCAGTTGGCCCTGTCGATCAAGAACATCCCGACCGGACCTGGCGACACCATCAACTTGCAGGGCGTCTACACCAACGGTGCGACGCGCTACAACATCCAGGATCTCTCGGGTGCCGGTGCGTTCACCTACTTCGGCAACTCCAGCGTTCCCGGCGCCTATCAGAGCATCGGCTTCGGCATCGCGCCGGACAGCGTGTTCGTCAGCGGCGGCTCGCAGCAGCTCATCACGACGTACGGCGTGCGCGGTGCGTACGTCCACAACTGGAATCCCTATTGGAACACCAGCGTCTATGGTGCGTGGGCCCAGGTCAACTACAACAGCACCGCCAAAGGCTACATCTGCGGCCCGGGCGGAACTGGCGTGGGCGGATCGTTCGGCGTCCTGATCGGTGCCACCTCGAATCTGACCTCGTGCAACCCCGACTACAGCGTCGCTCAGATCGGTACGCAGACCCAGTGGACCCCGGTGAAGAACCTGACCTTCTCGGCTGACTTCACCTACACCCATCTGGATCAGAACTACGCGGGCACCATCACCTACCCGGGTAGCGCTGCGATCGGCAAGCCGGCCGCCGTGTACTCTCTCAGCAATCAGGATACCTACATGCTGCTGCTGCGCGCGCAGCGCAACTGGTAAAGCCCGGTTGATCCGGACTTGATCGCTACCAAAGCCTCGACAGAAAACTGTCGAGGCTTTGATTTTTGAAAGAAGAGTCTGTTGTATGATTTACTAACATTAGTCTATCATGTACAAACCAGATGTCGGTTGCTCTGCCGACCATGACGAGGAGATATCAGACTTCTTCATGAACTAGCCTCCAAAACCTCCGGCAATGCCCTGCCGGAGGTTTTTCATTTGAGGGAGCGCGCGCGGTGCGGGGATATGCTCCCGCGCGCACTCAAGCGGTCTGACGTCGCGAAGTCACGGCTCAGTGACTGGTGGCGTGTTTATTCTCGCGATCCCGTGAGTGCGCTGGCATCGGAAACATTACCGAGCATTTGCTCGGCAACGATTGCCGCAGCAACATTCGGCTCTCAGGCATAGCCGCAACGCATTCCTGCGCCGCCATATCGACATTTGCCGCCGCCGAATTACTTCAATTATATGAGGCAGCATTGGAATATTTTCTTGGGAGGGCCGCGTGATTGGCGGTTGCGATTTCGGCGCCAATTTTGCGCGGCGACCGAAGCGGCGGCTCGTCGACACCAACAATAAGCGGACTCGTACCGATCACGCGTACCGGCAGCGGAGCCGGGCGCGCACGAGTTGACAAAAACATGCATGAGCACTGTGGGGCGCGTGATGCCTCGTCAAGCAGCGTCGAGTTCGATGACAAGGGCTGGCCTGCCTGGCCGGGTCGAGAGGATCTGTCGGCCGAGTTCATCAAGCTTCTGGCCGCCGCGCAGGAAGGCGGCTCGACGGTCTCCGAATGCTGGCTGACCTTGAGCAAAGTCAACCTCGCTTCGGAGAGCTCATGGTCCGAACAGTGGATCAAGACCGCGGAACTGAACGAGGCGAGAGCCGAGCTTTCGTTGCTGAACGACAATCTGGTCACCGCGCGTCGCAACTGGCTTCGGGCCACCACCTACTTCCACGCCGCGGTAAGGCCTCCCGGATATGCCAACGATTTGCTGAACCGTGCCGTCGACGGCATGCGGCGATGCGCAACCAGCTTCTTGAAGAGCCGGGTTCCGGCCGGCCAGGTGCTCTCGATTCCCTGGACCGAAGACCTGTCCCTTCAAGCCTACTATCTGCCGTCGGCCGTTCGCGACGATGGACCGGTCGTCGTGTGCATTGGCGAGCCGGGTTCCTACAAGGAAGAGCTGATCACCAAATACGCAGGTCATGCCAACGAGCGCGGGTTCTCGCTTCTCGCCGTGGATCTGCTCGGCACTCAGACGGTGCTGTCGCCGGAACGGCTCGACGGCCACAAGTTCGAAGTCGCCATGAGCCGCGTCCTCGACTTTCTTTCGGAGAAACCCGGTGTCGACAGCACGCGGATCGCCATCGTGGCGGACGCCTGCAGTTCCTCGCTGGTCGCCCGGGCGGCGGCAAGTGACGCCCGGTTCGCCGCAGCGGTTTGCGATGCCGGAATTTGGGATTTGCACGAGAGAAGCTTCTTCCATCGGCAAGCAGGCGACGACACGCAGATTTGCTGGATTGAGGAAGCCAACGCGATTTCGCGAAGCATCGAATGTCCGTTGCTGGTCACTGCCGGCGAAGCCGGCTGGCTTCTGCCAGGTGCCTTGACCAAATTCGGCGACCAGTTGAGCAGCATTCATCGTGACGCCCGGCTGGTCCTGTTCCGGCGTGCCGAAACCGCGGCCATGCAGGGGCATATCGACAACCCGACCTTGGCCAATGAAGTCATCTTCGACTGGCTCGAGGACAGGCTCCGCTTAAGAAAGGGCCTGTCCTGAAGCGACTTGCCCGAGGTGACCGTTGCGGATCCGATCCGTGCGGTCACACGGCCTGGCCGGCCCTCAGCAACGAGCAGCCCGTGATCTTCAAGCTGCCGTCGGCCTGCCGCTCCAGCGTATAGAGCGCCTCCCACGCCTCGCCATTGGCGTCGACGATCTGAACGCGCTGCGCGATCCGGTCGCCGTCGCTCTGCGCCGCGCCGAACTCGAAGCTCCTGTGGCGATAGACCGGCGCGTATTGGTTCTGCACCATCGACATGAAGATATCGGCCTGCGGAAAGATCTGCTGGATCGCGGGCGCGGCATAGGAGTAGGCCGCCGCGGCGTCGTCGCGGCCGAATGCCTGCTCCTGGGCGCGGATCACGCCTTGCGCGGTGGCGACGTCATCGGCTGCTGCAGGCGCGAGCGCGCCCAGCAGAATAGCGAGGATCAGCACGATGATGCGCATGCGATGGCTCCGTCGCCAACCGGACCTTCCAGCCGCCGTAAGGCTACTCCTGCACGACTATCGCGGCAACGGAGCACGGTGCGTTCGCCGGCCAGGCCCGGGACGCGCGGTCTCAGTTGACGCGCCGGTGGCGATGCCGCAGCGCCTCGGCGGTCGGGCATCCGGCGCGCCGCGCAGAACGCGCTGCGAATGGCTCCTCGATGGTGACGATCTGGCAGCCATATCGCGCCGACACCTCGGCGATGACGTTCGACACCGCGTCGTCGATCCGCGAGCCGGGCAGATGCGCGACGATCAGGTCGCCGATGCTGAGCCGCTTGCGGACGCGCAGGTCGTTGTCGATGCGATAGCTGAACAGGGCATGGATCACCCCGCGGCGATCGCGGATCGCGATCAGCCCGGTCTCGGGCGAATTGCCGCGGCAGCGCCGGCGCACGAACCGCAGCCATTGCTCCGTGGTAATGCTGGCATCATGCATGAACACCAGCGGATAGGCCACGATCGCATGCTGATGGTCGATCAGAAGTGCTTGGAATTGCTCGTTCATCGCCGGATTCCCCGATGATGGGCGAAACTGCTGGGGAAAACGCGGCGCAGCATTGATTTGCATCAATGCCGCGGGCGGTTGATCCAGATCAAATCGCGACCGATAGTGTCGAGATTCCAGCCAGGCGGACCCCTGAAGCCATGCGCATTGCTGAACCATTGCAGGATCCGTGTGCCGGCGCGACGCCAGGTGACTGCCGGCACGGCCGCGCCACCAATGGCTGCGAAGACTGCAAGGTCAGGCTGTTCAGCGTCTGCGCCGCGCTGGAGCCGTCCGAGCTCGAGGAGCTCGACCGGATCAGCCACGCCAAGCAAGTCTCGGCAAAAACGACGCTGTTCGAGCAGAGTGCGCAGGCGGGAAGCGTGTTCAATGTCACCGACGGGGTCGTGCGACTCTACAAGTCCTTGCCCGACGGCCGCCGCCAGATCGTGGGTTTCGCGCTGCCGGGCGACTTCCTCGGGCTGGCGCTGCAGGATCGCTACGGCGTCACCGCCGAAGCGGTCAACGAGGTCGCGGTCTGCCGTTTCGCGCGATCGGCGTTTCTCGCCTATGTCGACGGCAAGCCGCATCTGCTGCGCCGCCTGCATGAATTCGCGGGGCACGAGCTGAGCCTGGCGCAGGACCAGATGCTGCTGCTCGGGCGGCGAACTGCCGAGGAAAAGATCGCCGCGTTCCTGCTCAACATGCAGACGCGATACGCCCGGATCGGAAGCATGTCCGTCACCGTGCCGTTGCCGATGAGCCGGCAGGACATCGCGGACTATCTCGGTCTGACCATCGAGACGGTGAGCCGCACCCTGACCCGCCTTGCGCGCGAGAAGGTGGTGTTGATCGTGCCCGATGGCGTGCGGCTGCTCGACCTCGAACGGCTCAGGCTGAGCGGCGCGAGCTGACGCTGCGGCGCCGACTTTTGATCCAGCACAAGGCGATGCGCGCGCAGCCGCGCTAGGTCTCTCCATCACAAGGAGACGACCCATGCCTCTCGACACCATCCTCGTCATGATCGCGGTCACCGCGATGTTCGCCACCATCGCCGCCGTCATCATGTGGGGCGACCGGCAGACCCGCGATCTGTGATCGCGTCGTGTGACGAAGGCCGTTCCGTTCCGACTTGAATCGGAACGGGGCATCCACGTCGCTTGAGAACGCTCTATCTGATCGAGCCCTTGAAATTGTTGATGTCGGGCGAGGGACGGGCGGGAAACAGCCGCGCGGTCGAGGAGTTGTCGAGCCGGCGCTTGCATTTCGCCTCGTCGGCGCTGTCTTCGGTGCCGTCCTTGCCGGTGCGCTTCTTGGCAAAGGCATCGTCCCGCCGGTTGACGATCAGCATCGCATGGTCGCGCTCGAGCGTATCCGGGTTCTTGCGCTGCTCGTCGGAGCGGAACGCGCCGCCGACCATCTTGCCCGTCATCTCGTAGTCGCAGCCGGCCTTCCAGTCGCCCTGGTCCCACTTCCACCCGACAGCCTTCAGCGTGCCGTCTTTCTCCGCGGTGACCTTGATGATGGCATTGTAGGCGAGCCAGACGCCGGCAAGCCCGCTGCGTTTGTCGTCAAAGCCGTCGAGCAGCGCCAGGCGCTCGCGCTGCAGGCCGTTGACGTGATCGCGCGCGTCGACGGTGAAGTGGACCTGCGAGCTTTGCTTGTTCCACGCCGGGTGCAGGAATTCCGGATACTCTTCGGTCTGGCTCTTCACCCAGTTGCGCTGGTCGTCGATCAAGGCGCGCCGCGTCGCCTCGTCGAGCCGCGGCTGCAACGCCCTCCAGGCGCGGTTCAGTCGCTGGTCGTTGTCGGCGAGATCAGGATCGGCGCAGATTTCCTCGTCGGTCGCGGTCTCGGGCCTGGTGCAGTCGAAGGTCGGCGCGACGAAGGCGGTGTCGGCCTTGTCGGATGCCGCGTCCTTGCCGGCGGCGAAATAGCTGCCGGTGACTTGCCACATCGACGAACAGTCGTTGAGCCCGTCCCATTCCTCATCGTCGATACTGCCGACGATCCGCAAGGTCTCGCCCTGGCGGCGGAGCTTGATTGACGGCGGCTTGGCGGGAGTGGCGGCCGTGTCGGTCTTGGGCTTGTCGGGCGGCGTCTCCGCCTCGATCACCACGGGGCCGGCGAGCCAGCCGGTCCCGGACGGCTTCAGATCGGCGGTCAGCTTGCAGCTTCGCCTGCGGTCGCCGCCATAGTCGCCGCGCAGATCGGCGGCGAGCCGATAGGCGCCTCCCTCGGTCGGCGTCAGCGTGATACTGCCGAAGGCATTGACCCAGTTGCCTGACAGGCCCGGGCGGCCGGATGCGATTCCGTCAAGTGCGGCCGCGCGGCGGCGCAAGGCCGCAGCAAAATTGGCTTTCAGCTCGTCTTCATCGGTGTCGGCGAGCACCTCGGCGGCGTCGATGATCATCTCGTTGAACCAGGTCTGGTCGCGCTTCAGCAGCGGCTTGACGTTGGACGGCATCCTGGCAAGCGCGGCGTCGAACGCCTTGTCGATCTGCGCCACGAGCTTGTCATAGCCGGCCTTCTTGCAGTCGGCGGCCTTGATCCGGTTATCGCCGCCATCGCCGCACAGGCTGATCGCGGTCGGCGCGCTGCTCGATGCGCGCAGGAAATCGTCCATCGCAAGCGACGGCGCGCAGGCAAGGATCGAGATGGCCGCGACGGCGGCGGCAAGCCGTGGGAAGCAAGGCATCGACGTCACCCGTAAGGCCGCTTCATGCGGCCCTTGCGGCTTGGGTCGCGCACCGCCTGCGCCGGGTTCAAAATGTCGGCGGCGTGCAGGCCGAAATCACCTCGCACGGCTTGGCGCCGATGCAGCGGAAGCGGTGCGGGCGGCGGCTTTCGAAGTAATAGGCGTCGCCCGCGTTGAGCACCCGCCGCTCGTCGTCGACGGTAACCTCGAGCCGGCCCGAGACCACGATGCCGCCTTCCTCGCCCTCATGCACCAGCGGCACCCGGCCGGTGTCGCTGCCGGGCTCGTAGCGCTCTTTCAGGATCTGCAACGCCCGTCCGAACAGGCTGTCGCCGATCTGGAGGTAGGAGATCGGCTTCTTGCCGATCTCGGTCAGCTCGTCGGCGCGGTAGAACGCCTTGCGCGGCCGCTCCGGCTCAATCGCGAAGAACTCCGCAAGCCCCATCGGGATGCCGTCGAGGATGCGCTTCAGCGCGCCGACCGACGGGTTCATCTGGTTGGATTCGATCAGCGAAATCGTCGAGTTGGTCACGCCGGAGCGCTTGGCGAGCTCGCGCTGCGACAGCTTGTGCCGCGCGCGGATGAATCGGAGCCGACCGCCGATGTCGACGCTCATGACAAATCCCTGTTGCAGGTGTTGCGGATCGGGCAAATCTTGGCAGACCGCCCCAACAAGATCAATGGCTTGCGGTGCGACAGAAAAGGACTTGTTGAGTGCCGGGAAGAGTGGTCCGAGTAGGCTCAGTCAGCAATGGAGCGCCGCCGTGACCGTTCATCAGATTCCGAACACCATCAAAACCGATTCGTTCTGGATGCCCTTCACGGCCAACCGGCAGTTCAAGAAGGCGCCGCGGCTGTTCTCCTCCGCCAAGGGCATGTACTACACCTCGGTCGACGGCCGGCAGGTGATCGACGGCTCCGCCGGTCTCTGGTGCGTCAACGCCGGCCACGGCCGCCCGCAGATCGCGGCCGCGGTCGAGCGCCAGCTCTCCACACTGGACTTCGCGCCGTCCTTCAACATGGGCCACCCGCTGGCGTTCGATTTCGCCGAGCGCCTCGCCGAGATCGCCCCGAAGGGGCTCGATCGGATATTCTTCACCAATTCGGGCTCTGAGTCGGTCGACACCGCGCTGAAGATCGCACTGGCCTATCACCGCGCCGCAGGCCAGCCGACCCGCACCCGCCTGATCGGCCGCGAGCGCGGCTATCACGGCGTCGGCTTCGGCGGCATGTCGGTCGGCGGCATGGTCGCCAACCGCCGCCAGTTCGCGACCCATCTGCCGGGCGTCGACCACATCCGCCATACCCATGATCTCGCCCGCAACGCCTTCGCCAAGGACCAGCCGGATCACGGCGCCGAGCTCGCCGACGACGTCGAGCGGATGGTGGCGCTGCACGGCGCGGACACCATCGCGGCGGTGATCGTCGAGCCGGTGCCCGGTTCGACCGCGGTGCTGCCGGCGCCGAAGGGCTATCTGCAGCGGCTGCGCGAGCTCTGCACCAAGCACGGCATCCTCTTGATCTTCGACGAGGTCATCACCGGCTTCGGCCGCCTCGGCACCCCGTTCGCCGCCAACTTCTACGGCGTGACGCCGGACATGATGACGACCGCCAAGGGCATCACCAACGGCACCGTGCCGTGCGGCGCGGTGTTCGCCAGCCGCCAGGTCCATGACGGGCTGATGGTCGGCCCTGATAACGCCATGGAGCTGTTCCACGGCTACACCTATTCGGCGCATCCGGTGGCCTGCGCGGCCGGCCTTGCCACGCTCGACATCTACAAGGACGAGGGTCTGTTGACCCGCGGCGCCTCGCTCTCCGACTACTGGCGCGATGGCCTGCATTCGCTGAAGGGGCTGCCCAACGTCGTCGACATCCGCAACCAGGGCCTGATGGGCGCGGTCGAGCTCGCGCCGCGTGACGGCGTCGTCGGCGTACGCGGCTACGACGTCATGGTCGATTGCTTCAATCGCGGTCTCTACTTCCGCATGAGCGGCGACTCGCTCGCGCTGTCGCCGCCTTTGATCGTCGAGAAGTCGCACATCGACGACATCGTCTCGATCCTCGGCGACGCCATCAAGCGGGTGGCCTGATAATTGCTAGCTAAACTTTAGCTAGCTTTACAAATTGCTGTCGCCGTTGCGAAGCAGAGTGGTTTCGCAGCGGCGATTGCGTTTTCGCTGCAGGATGTGAGGAAAAGTGAAGGTCCTTGTTCTCGGCAGTGGCGTGATCGGCGTCACTTCGGCCTATTACCTTGCGCGCGCCGGCCACGAGGTGACGGTGATCGATCGTCAGCCGAAACCGGCGCTCGAAACCTCCTTTGCCAATGCCGGTGAAGTGTCGCCCGGCTATTCATCGCCGTGGGCCGGGCCCGGCGTGCCGGTCAAGGCGGTGAAGTGGCTGTTGATGAAGCACGGCCCGCTGGTGATCCGCCCCAAGCTCGATCCCGTGATGTGGCTCTGGCTCTTGAAGATGCTGCGCAACTGCACCACGGCGCGCTACGCGGTGAACAAGAGCCGGATGATCCCGATCGCGGAATATAGCCGCGACTGCCTGCAGGCGCTGCGCAGCGAGATCGGCATCCGCTATGACGAGCGCGCACGCGGCACGTTGCAGCTGTTCCGTTATCAATCGCAGCTCGATGGCACCGGCGACGACATCGCGGTGCTGAAGCAATATGGCGTGCCGTTCGAGGTGCTGGATCGCGAGGGCTGCATCGCCGCCGAGCCCGCGCTCGCCGGCGTGAAGCAGAAATTCGCCGGCGGCCTGCGGCTGCCGCATGACGAGACCGGCGACTGCCACATGTTCACGCAGGCGTTAGCGCTAGAAGCCGAGAAGCTCGGCGTGCGCTTCAATTTCAGCGTCGGCATCGATGGATTGAACGCAGACGCCACCCGGATCACCGGCGTTGCGACCAGCGCCGGCCTGATGACCGCCGACGCCTACGTGCTCGCGCTCGGCAGCTACTCGCCGCACCTGGTGCGGCCGCTCGGCATCTCGCTGCCGGTCTATCCCGTGAAGGGCTATTCGATCACGGTGCCGATCAAGGATGCCTCCGGCGCGCCGGAATCCACCGTGATGGACGAGAGCTACAAGGTCGCGATCACCCGGCTCGGCGATCGCATCCGGGTTGGCGGTACTGCCGAGATCTCGGGCTATTCGACCAAGCTCTACGCCGCGCGGCGCGCGACGCTGGACCATTCGCTGACCGATCTGTTTCCGCGCGGCGGCGATCTTCCGAAGGCCACCTTCTGGTGCGGCCTGCGCCCGATGACGCCGGACGGCCCGCCGGTGATCGGCGCGACGCGCTTTGCCAATCTGCATCTCAACACCGGCCACGGCACGCTCGGCTGGACCATGGCCTGCGGCTCCGGCCGGGTGCTGGCCGACATGCTCTCCGGCAAGAAGCCCGAGATCGAGACCAAGGAGCTGTCGATCACCCGCTACGATCACAGGTTCGGTTAAGCTTCATCGTCGCGGCAAATCGCTATTCGGCGGCGTTCCTGTTCACGATCGGCTCGGCATCGTCGTCGCGCTTCGTCGCCGTCCAGCTCGACAGCGCGTTCGACAGCCGGTCGAGATAGAGATACACGACCGGCGTCGTGAACAGCGTCAGCGCCTGGCTCACGATCAGGCCGCCGACCATCGCATAGCCGAGCGGCTGGCGGATTTCCGACCCCGTCCCGGTGCCGAGCATCAGCGGCACGCCGCCGAGCAAGGCCGCCATCGTCGTCATCATGATCGGGCGGAAACGCAAGAGCGCCGCTTTCCGGATCGATTCACGCGGCGACAGATGCTCCTCGCGCTCGGCGGCGATCGCGAAGTCGACCATCATGATGCCGTTCTTCTTCACGATCCCGATCAGGAGGATGATGCCGATCAGCGCGATCAGGCTGAAATCGAATCCGAATGCCATCAGGATCGCCAGCGCACCGACCCCGGCCGACGGCAGCGTGGACAGGATCGTGAGCGGATGGATGTAGCTTTCATAGAGCATGCCGAGGATCAGATAGACCACGACCAGCGCGGCCAGGATCAGCAGCGGCACCGAGCTCAGTGATTGCTGGAAGGCCTGCGCGGTGCCCTGGAAGCTCGAGCTGAGGGTGGCCGGAGCGCCCAGATTGGCGACGGCGTCCTGGATGGCATCGGTGGCCTGGCCGAGCGCCACCCCTTGCGCGAGGTTGAAGCTGATCGTGGTCGCGGGAAACTGCCCCTGGTGGGCGATCGCGAGCGGACGCACCGGAACCGTCGTCCACTTGCAGAACACCGAGATCGGCACCTCGTCGCCCGTCGTCGGCGACTTGATGTAGAGCTTGTTGAGCGTGTCGAGCTTGCCCTGCAATTCGGGAAGGATCTCGATGATGACATGATAGCTGTTGAGCTGGGTGAAGTACTGGGTCACCTGGCGCTGGCCGAACGCGTCGTACAGCGTGTCGTCGATCAGTTGCGGCTGGATGCCGAAGCGCGAGGCGGTGTCGCGATCGATGGTCATCGTCAGCGTCGTTCCCTCGGTCTGCTGGTCGGTGGCGACGTCGCGCAATTGGGGCAGCGTTTTCATTTTGGTCAGGATTTTCGGCGCCCACTCGTTCAGCTCGGCGAGGTTCGCGTCCTGCAGGGTGTATTCGAATTGCGTGCGCGTGGCGCGGCCGCCGAGCCTGACGTCCTGCGAGGCCTGCATGTAGAGCCGGGCTCCCTCGACCGCCTCGAGCTTCGGCCGCAGCCGCGCGATGATCTGCTCGGCGCTCGCGTCGCGCTCCTCGCGCGGCTTCAGCGTGATGTACATGCGGCCGGAATTCAGCGCGGTGCCGCCGCCGCCGATGAACTCGGCCATGCTGTCGACCGCGGGATCGGCCCGGACGATCCGGCTGAGTTCTTCCTGATGCTGCTTCATGTCGGAAAACGAGATGTCCTGGGCCATCTCCGACACGGCGTTCAGGAAGCCGTTGTCCTGCTGCGGGAAGAATCCCTTGGGAATGATCACGAACAGATAGACCGACAGGGCCACCGTCGCGAAGAAGATGCACAGCGTGGTCCGGCTCCAGCCCAGCGCCAGATCGAGGCCGCGCTCATAGCCGTGCAGCATCCGGTCGAATGCCGCTTCGCTCCATTGGTAGAGCCGGCCGTGCCTGGTTTCGCCATGCGGGCGCAGGAAGCGCGATGCCATCATCGGCGTCAGCGACAGCGACACCACCAGCGAGACGAAGATCGCCATCGCGAGCGTCACCGCGAACTCGCGGAACAGCCGGCCGATGACGCCTCCCATCAGCAGCAGCGGGATCAGCACCGCGACCAGCGAAACGCTGATCGACAGGATCGTGAATCCGATCTCGCCGGCGCCCCGCAGCGCCGCGGCCAGCGGCCGTTCGCCCTGCTCGACATATCGCGTGATGTTCTCCAGCATGACGATGGCGTCGTCGACCACGAAGCCGACCGCGATCGTCAGCGCCATCAGCGAAAGATTGTCGAGCGTATAGCCGAACACCCACATCAGCGCGCAGGCGCCGAGCAGCGCGAGCGGCACGGTGACGGCGGGAATCACCGTGGCCCAGAAGCTGCGCAGGAACACGAAGATCACCATGACGACCAGCACGATGGTGATCAGCAGCGTGATCTGCACGTCCTCGACGGCGGCGCGGATCGTCAAGGTCCGGTCGCTGATGATCTTGATCTTGATGGCGGGCGGGATGGCGGCAATCAGCCTTGGAAGCTGCGCCTTGATCCGGTCGACCGTGCCGATGACGTTGGCGCCGGGTTGCTTGAAGATGACGAGGAATACGCCGCGCTTGCCGTCCGCCCAGGCGGCCTGCTTCATGTCTTCCGGCCCGGCGACGGCCTGGCCGATGTCGCGGATCCGCAACGGGCCGCCGT
This Bradyrhizobium sp. CCBAU 53421 DNA region includes the following protein-coding sequences:
- a CDS encoding efflux RND transporter permease subunit, whose translation is MNESISSPFIRYPIGTSLLMAGILFVGMVAYPLLPVAPLPQVDFPTIQISANLPGASPETMASSVAQPLERQFAQIPGIAQMTSTSSLGSTAVTIQFDLNRNIDGAANDIQAAINAAGGQLPKNLPTPPTYRKVNPADSPILLLSATSDTLPLIKVSDAVDAQLGQQISQISGVAQVFIGGQQKPAIRVQIDPAKLVAKGLSLEDIRGQIAITTVDSPKGNIDGTTRAYTIYANDQLVEAKAWNDVIVAYRNGGPLRIRDIGQAVAGPEDMKQAAWADGKRGVFLVIFKQPGANVIGTVDRIKAQLPRLIAAIPPAIKIKIISDRTLTIRAAVEDVQITLLITIVLVVMVIFVFLRSFWATVIPAVTVPLALLGACALMWVFGYTLDNLSLMALTIAVGFVVDDAIVMLENITRYVEQGERPLAAALRGAGEIGFTILSISVSLVAVLIPLLLMGGVIGRLFREFAVTLAMAIFVSLVVSLSLTPMMASRFLRPHGETRHGRLYQWSEAAFDRMLHGYERGLDLALGWSRTTLCIFFATVALSVYLFVIIPKGFFPQQDNGFLNAVSEMAQDISFSDMKQHQEELSRIVRADPAVDSMAEFIGGGGTALNSGRMYITLKPREERDASAEQIIARLRPKLEAVEGARLYMQASQDVRLGGRATRTQFEYTLQDANLAELNEWAPKILTKMKTLPQLRDVATDQQTEGTTLTMTIDRDTASRFGIQPQLIDDTLYDAFGQRQVTQYFTQLNSYHVIIEILPELQGKLDTLNKLYIKSPTTGDEVPISVFCKWTTVPVRPLAIAHQGQFPATTISFNLAQGVALGQATDAIQDAVANLGAPATLSSSFQGTAQAFQQSLSSVPLLILAALVVVYLILGMLYESYIHPLTILSTLPSAGVGALAILMAFGFDFSLIALIGIILLIGIVKKNGIMMVDFAIAAEREEHLSPRESIRKAALLRFRPIMMTTMAALLGGVPLMLGTGTGSEIRQPLGYAMVGGLIVSQALTLFTTPVVYLYLDRLSNALSSWTATKRDDDAEPIVNRNAAE